The genomic stretch GTACTGGTCCCATATTATTAATATGGTCAATCAGACCCTGCACCTTCATCGCTCCATCTTTCTGGAAACGGTTGAAGGGGACCACCGGGTCCGGGAGGTCATTGCCTTACATTGCTCCATCAAGGACATTGCGGAACAGAGACGGGACTATCAGCGCACACCGTATCTCACCGCCCTGGCCGAAGGCGGTCCTGTCAGCGTATCCAGCTATCTGGCCACAGGCCCGGACGATGAGGAACAATTTCTTGTCCCTTTAAAAACAGCTAACCAAGTCCTGGGATTTTGGGCCTTTGGGGTTTGTTCCCTTGACAAGACCGAGCGAAAAACCCTGCTGGAGACGGTACAGATGTTTGCCGGAAAAATCAGCATGGCCCTGCTGGAACAGAAAGAATTCCTCCAGCTGGATCGAGTTCAGCATCGTGGAATGGGCAGATTCTTCAGTTCACAGGCCGTTGATGCGGTGAGCACCCAGCTGGATCAGATGATCCTGCTCACCAAACGAAGAATGCAGGCTTTGGAGACCCTGATCAACGCTTTGAGCACGGCAACCGTGCTGTACGACTCCTTTGGCCGCTTAATCCAGATCAACACAAGAATGTCTGAACTGCTGCAGGATATGGAAGGCGTGAACGGCGGCAACTGCTCCTCCCTTGACCTGGGGGTGTGCCTGACCGGCAAGAGTATGGAGGAAACCCGTGGCTTGCTCAGTCGAGTGGTTATCGAGAAAAAAAATATCCGTCTGCCGGCAAAACTAGGCACAGATGACTGTGCTTTTGAACTGATTATCCACCCGGTGACCCTGGAAACGGAATCTACAAAATCCAACACATCCCCTTTTCAAATACTCGGCATTCTCTTCGAGCTCCTTGACATTTCCAACCTTCAGCAAGCCTGGCATCTCCAAGAAGAACTTTTCGAGCAGACAAATTTCCATCTTCACCAGGATCTGGAGCAAATGCTGGCTGCTGAGGAATTACTCAAACAGGACAACCTAGAGACGTCCCGCAAATCCGAAGCCCTGTCTCTGCTGCATAGAAGTCGTGAGGACATGCAAACCTTTGTCGAGGATATTGACAGCTTTGTTACCGACAACCTGCTGAGCGAGCATCCTGATATCTTTCCTGTTAATCCGGCAACCCTTCTTCGGGAAGCAGTGCGTACCCTGCAACAGGAGGCCGAACAAGGCGGGATCACCTGTGCGATCAATGCGCAAGAGCACATCGAACTTGTTTATGCCGGTCCTGATATGCTCAAAGAACTGTTGGCCGCCTTGGTCAAGGTCTTGTTAGATGATGCCGCATCTGACACAACCCTATCAGCTGATTTCTCTCTTCGCGAGCATGCTGTACTATGTACCTTGAGCAATACAGGCTACGGCATTCCAGATGCGACTTTTCAACAATACCTGTTTGATCAGGAGGCTGCTCGTTCCGAGGCCTTTGCCAAAATTCACCGAATCCTGCCAGAACTCGAACGATGGGGAGCCTGTCTCTGCGGAACCAGCAGGATCGGACAGGGCATCCGTTTTGAGCTGATGCTGCGGAGATTTCATTGACCGGTCCCTTTATCCTGAACATCTTTCCCCAAGGCAGTCTGGCCGGTTCGGTCATCACTCCTATATGGATAGGGGTCTGCATCGTGGCCTGGTTCAACCTGCGCCTGGGCTGGGTTCTGAGCGGTCTTGTGGTGCCGGGCTATCTGGTACCGCTCCTGCTCATAAAACCCTGGGCTGTCTGCGTCATCCTTATTGAGGCTGTCCTTACCTATCTGCTTGTCTGGTTCTTTTCAGAACGTTTATCCAAGGTTTTTGGTTTTACCAATTTATTTGGCCGCGACCGCTTCTTTGCCCTGCTCGCCGTCAGCGTGCTGGTCCGCCTAGGGGTGGACACCTTTCTTCTCCCCCTGCTGGGCGAATACCTCCGAACCGAATGGGGGATTCTTTTCGACTATCGCAATGACTTTCACAGCTTCGGCCTGATCATCACCGCATTGATCGCCAACCAGCTCTGGAAACCCGGCCTGCGGACCGGAACCATGAATCTTGTTGTGACCGTGGGCCTGACCTGGCTGGTTGTCCGCTTCCTCCTGATGGAGTACACCAATTTCAGTGTGGGCAGCCTCGCCTATATGTACGAGAATCTGGCCGCCTCAATGGAGGCCGGGCCAAAAGCCTATATTATCCTCCTGACCACCGCCTATATCGCCTCATACTATAATCTGAAATACGGCTGGGAATATAACGGGATCGTCATCCCGGCCCTACTGGCCCTGGTCTGGTATCATCCCGCCAAGATCCTTGTTTCCGTCCTGGAGACCTGCATCATCCTGGTGTTGGCCGCTGCAATCCTGCGCCTCCCTGTTTTTAAAAAAATCACTATGGAAGGGGCGAGAAAGATCCTGCTCTTTTTCAATATCTGCTTTATCTACAAACTGCTTCTCGGGCATCTCATTGTCCATTATTTCCCGGAACAACGGGTAACAGACCTCTACGGATTCGGCTATCTTCTTACCACTCTGATGGCTATCAAAATGTATGATAAGGGAACCTTTATCCGCACAACCCGAGTCACCCTCCAGGTATCCTTTATCTCCCTTGCCCTAGCAAGCCTGATCGGTTTTTCCATGACCCTGATGCCCAATTTCTTTGTTACTCTCTCTGCACATAACGCCCCTGCTCTCCCTGGCCTTCCTGCTTTCCCCGCTCTCTTCTCTTCCTCGCAACAAAGAGCAAAATCCATCACAGAGGTCATCCGGACAGACCAGGTCAGCCTGTACAGAAATCTGCACCGAGCAATCTCCCCCCTACCCGCAGAGATGGAGCAGTTCAGTGAGGCCCTGGCTGCATTAAAGACCTTCCGGCAGACAAAAGAATCAACTGCTCTGCAACAGGCCCGACAGCTGCTGGCTGGTCTGAACTACGGTTTGGAGCGGGTCGGAAAGCAGTATCTCTACCTCCGGGAACAGCCACCCGGCAGAGGATGGGGGATCTATGCCCTTCGTCTCGACCCAACACAGCCTTTATTGATCGAAGTCCCTGCGCCCTTGGATGAACCGGGAACCGCAGGGGCAGGTGCGGTCCTTTTTGAGAAATTTTCCGCCTCTGCTCTGGCTGTAGCCGGAACCCATAAAAACGCCAAGAACAACGATGTCCTGCACAGCCACCAAAGCATGCTCCACATCTTCCAGAAGACCTTTGGCAAGTCAGCTCTCCTTCAAGTCCGAGGAGCGTCTCAAGGGCAAACACAACAAACGCAGGAAAACCGCCTCTGGGTACGATCCAAAATTCCTGATGCATTAAATCTGACAACCCTGCGATCCCTGACAGGCCCCTTTAATCTACGCTGGGGAACACGAGCACAGGGTAACCTGCTCCGGGAGGATACAGAGGCCCGTTTTGCAGAACTGGTTCTCTCTGGGGGCGGCAAGCGGGCACTGCTGGCAGGATCGATATTTTCCGGGGAAGGGGTCATCAGTCGTGAAGGCGAGCTTGCTCTACGCGGCTATCTCCAGGAACAGTTGCGCAAAAGCAAACTGGAATCAGCAGCAAAAAAGACAAAGCCCTCCCCCAGACCTCTACTGGAAGAGCTGCTCTTTTTCGACCGAGAAGTCCTGACCCCGCTGGTCCGTCTCGTCCGCACCTGGCCGGAGAACGACGGGTTAGCCGAATCAACCGGATTAGCCATGCATAAGGATGCACTGGACAATATTGCGGACGCTGCTGCGGTACCGGGCTATGAATTGGTCCACTACCGACATACGATCAGCGGCCAAGAATATTTCCTCCTCGCTGAAGCAACAGGGCAGAAGGAGCGGCATGTTGGAAGCGTTGGAAGCGTTGTTTTCCGGCTGGGGTCGGGTTCCGACCATATCATCCAGGTGCCGCGCCCCCTGTTCGAACTGCAAACCGCAGAATACGGGGCTGCCCTGTTCGACAAACTCGGTGCCTCAGCCCTGCTCCTCGGCGGAACCCAGGCAGGCATAAACACGGCAGCAGATCCGCTCCGCCCTGAAAATCGGCGAAACCTCTTCAACCTTATCAGCCAGGTACTGCTGCGGGAAAATAGCGACCGCCATCTGCTGATCATCCAATGCCGGGCCGCCGGACGCAAGGATTTGGGCACAGATGCCCTGCTCTCCTGCAAGGACGGTCTTCGCCTGGACGACAGATCCTCAAGCCTGAAGGACACCTTGACGGAACAGCTGCAAGAGGACGGCCTGAGCTGGCGTCTCCTTACTGGCGAGCCTGCTGAAACCGGGTACAGGGCCGGAGGAATCCCCCAATCCTTGTATCTCCGCCAGACCACGAATAAGGATTTCTGCGCCCTCTGGCTCAGTCCAAAAACCCGATTCCAGTACCGGCACCAGCTGGAAAATACAGTTCAGGCCCAGCAGTTCATTGTCTTAGGAATCAAAAGCGTTGTGGGAGACCTGTTCAGCCAACTGGCAAACTTACCTCCAGGAAAGAATCTTGCCCCGGATCAGCTGCCAGGCTTGCAGAACGATATCAGGCAGTACATCGAATTTCAGGACATCATTGCCCTGCAACGGCTTGTCCGCCAATGGCCTGCCCTCCATTTCAGCCGTTTTCTGGAACGGAACAGCGGCGAGGCCTTCCTCTTTGTCGCGACCGCAGCAGGGATGCGGCCAATGCTGGTTGCCAACCTCTTTCCCCGTTCCCTGGCTCAGACCTCTTCCCTGTCCGAGGACGAGCTGAATCGGGCCAACATTGAGCAATACCTGAGCAGCAAGGCTGCCTGGCTATGGATCCGATCAGAATGAAAAGGTTTTCTCTTTGCAGATTATCGGGAGCACGGTATCTTTCTCCGGTCGCATCTACAAGGCTGATATCGCCATGAGAACCCTGCTCCTTTTCCTCCTCCTGCTCGCGACAGCCTATCTGGGCCTTGTCCATCCCCAGATCATACAACGCAGCGTTGACGCTCTGCTCAGCAGGATAAGCAAAGACAGGAATTCCAGCCAACCCATGACCGTCAGCCGAGCCTACCTTCTCCAGCAGGAGAAGCAACTCATTTTCCCTATTACGCCGGGTGCAAAACAGCTCAAGATTATCAGTAATGCCAGCTTGCCTATGCCTACTAATACCGCCCTGCCCCTTGCCACCCGAAGCCAAAGCGAGGAGGTGGGCGATGAAATGCAATGCGGCTATGCCCTGGAGTATGCCCTGACCAGAGAGGGCGAGGTGCTCCGCAGCGGGGTCTACCATTTCCTGACCACGCTGACCCTGACACCGGACAGCAGCGGCACGCTCCGTGCCCAGGCCTTTTTTGATGAGAACAGCCTCCTGCCTATGGACAGCAGAATCCTTGATATTGACCTGCACGGCCTGCCCAGAGAGGCCTTTCCTGAGGCAATACAGTTCCGCCTCCACAACATGAACGAGCCCTGCACAGGAGCTGTGCTCCGCATCTATGCAGGCACCGAGGCATCAGAGCAGCAGCTCTCCTTTCTCTGGGAGCGTTTGAACCAATCTCAGCGGGAAAAATATGCCCAGGGCAATGTCTATCCTGCGGCTTTTCTCACCCCGGAAGAGTCGACCAATGCCCTGCGGATCCAATTCGACCCCTTGGCACCGAATGGAATTGCGGGAAGAGATTATACAGTCCAAAGCCTGCATCTGCTCCAAGAAAATACTGAGGCAGCACCTGTGCCTGAGCTTGATTCGGAGCTGTCCTCGAATGATCTGCTCCGGGCGGATCAACAGCTCCGCCTGACTATCCCGCTCCCGGAACAGGGAGCCCGACTGAAGCTCCTCTTCACCCCTGCGGATGAGCATGCGAGCGGGCATACAGACGAACAAAATAAACGCCAAAACAGTCTCATCAAGGTACGCTGGTACGGCCTGCAAAGTAATGAACGGAGGCAATGGTCCCTCCCCTGGCAGAACGGGCAGGCCGTACTGGAGGATTTCTTTGCCAGCGGCCTCCTTGAAGTCATTGCGGATCTGCCAATCCAAGCAAAGGTGCAGGATCTTGTCCATGAGAGCCCCTATACCTGGACCCTGCTCCGTTCCCGGATGTTCCTCCACGGCAAGGGACAGCCTGCAATCTTTAAAATACAGCATCTTGATAAGCAGGCAACGCCCTTCCGCTGCACCTTTCGCCGGATTTTTCCTCAGAAAAATTTCCCAAAAAATTCTCTGGAAGATGTGGCCCTTCAAGAAAAAAATCAAAGAATCTCCTACAGCCTGCTGGATAAAGAAAGCAGAGAACTTAGCTCCGGCACCCTACCCCTTCATTTTACCGGCTCAGCCTATGATCTGATCGAGGACAGATATCCAGAGCTGCTTCTCTCGGAACCACAGAAAAGCTTCTTTCTCCTACCTCCTGAGGTTGACCGGGTGGTCTTTTCCACCCAAGAGGAGCTGCTCATTGCAGGGGCCAACCGCCCGCCGGATATACCAAAGCGGATTCAAGTGCCTGATGATTATCTCCGAAAAAAAGAACCCGGAAAAAGGCTGTGGACCTGGTTTCCGGTCCTGCCGGAGCAGGGTGAGACGGAACAGCGCGAAAACGAGGAGACAGAGTCCTTCCTGGTCACCTTGCAGGCCCGTCCGCCGGAGGACAACGAGGCTGTCCAGGCTGGGCAATATCTCTGGGAGTCCTATCGACCGGCAAAAGACTGGGCCGGTCATTATCTGCTGGAGCCGAGAAAGGTTGGTAGCTCTGTTCGCCAGGAAGCAACAGACGCGCTTTTCCGTGTCCTGCCGCTGAACAGGGCTATTTCGATCAATCTCAAAGGAAAATTTCCCGCAGCAAAAATCCGCCCCCGCATGATCTTCAGCAAAAAAGATCAGGGCGCGGCAACGCTCCGTCTCTCTGTTGATGGTGGCAAGGCAATAGAACTGCCCCTCTGGGGAAAACAGGGGATCCTGCCCCTGCCTCCTCTTGCCACGGGCAAACGAATTATCCGTTGTACAGCCTCAACACCGGTCAGGCTACTGCTGAGTAATTGCGTCAACCAGCCAAGCCATCTCCTCCGCTTTGCCAATAAATTGACCGGTAAGGGCTTAACCTTTGTTTATGAAAAAAAGACGGCTGGTGAGGAACTTCTGTCCATGCGCTACTCTCCCGGACACGCGGATGCAAGCGAAATCCATGCCCAGTTGCTCAGCAAGAAAACGGGCTCCGGGCCGTTTGAACAACTTTCTGCC from Candidatus Electrothrix communis encodes the following:
- a CDS encoding poly-gamma-glutamate biosynthesis protein PgsC/CapC: MTGPFILNIFPQGSLAGSVITPIWIGVCIVAWFNLRLGWVLSGLVVPGYLVPLLLIKPWAVCVILIEAVLTYLLVWFFSERLSKVFGFTNLFGRDRFFALLAVSVLVRLGVDTFLLPLLGEYLRTEWGILFDYRNDFHSFGLIITALIANQLWKPGLRTGTMNLVVTVGLTWLVVRFLLMEYTNFSVGSLAYMYENLAASMEAGPKAYIILLTTAYIASYYNLKYGWEYNGIVIPALLALVWYHPAKILVSVLETCIILVLAAAILRLPVFKKITMEGARKILLFFNICFIYKLLLGHLIVHYFPEQRVTDLYGFGYLLTTLMAIKMYDKGTFIRTTRVTLQVSFISLALASLIGFSMTLMPNFFVTLSAHNAPALPGLPAFPALFSSSQQRAKSITEVIRTDQVSLYRNLHRAISPLPAEMEQFSEALAALKTFRQTKESTALQQARQLLAGLNYGLERVGKQYLYLREQPPGRGWGIYALRLDPTQPLLIEVPAPLDEPGTAGAGAVLFEKFSASALAVAGTHKNAKNNDVLHSHQSMLHIFQKTFGKSALLQVRGASQGQTQQTQENRLWVRSKIPDALNLTTLRSLTGPFNLRWGTRAQGNLLREDTEARFAELVLSGGGKRALLAGSIFSGEGVISREGELALRGYLQEQLRKSKLESAAKKTKPSPRPLLEELLFFDREVLTPLVRLVRTWPENDGLAESTGLAMHKDALDNIADAAAVPGYELVHYRHTISGQEYFLLAEATGQKERHVGSVGSVVFRLGSGSDHIIQVPRPLFELQTAEYGAALFDKLGASALLLGGTQAGINTAADPLRPENRRNLFNLISQVLLRENSDRHLLIIQCRAAGRKDLGTDALLSCKDGLRLDDRSSSLKDTLTEQLQEDGLSWRLLTGEPAETGYRAGGIPQSLYLRQTTNKDFCALWLSPKTRFQYRHQLENTVQAQQFIVLGIKSVVGDLFSQLANLPPGKNLAPDQLPGLQNDIRQYIEFQDIIALQRLVRQWPALHFSRFLERNSGEAFLFVATAAGMRPMLVANLFPRSLAQTSSLSEDELNRANIEQYLSSKAAWLWIRSE
- a CDS encoding CHASE2 domain-containing protein yields the protein MASKNYFSAVTTLCFCLAIWVGHFFGFFNLPEGMIYDFLVQVTPAQQQATEDIIILEVDDAPLREGDDLWPHLLTTLKAMQPRAIVFPFLPPHGSEKFYAAAEKSDTIFFARQLTQEEGENQLEPLPAQALDRNLRIGLLAMPPTSYGVHRQYEIGYATEEGPLPSLVSILSAQLGNRLPDPKSTASFLINFFHCSPTLPSLSFVRLLTGEITPDLLRNKIILISLSFPLHSHGFQTPINLGEESMSLVEYTGYALETFLEGKEPIPTGPWLTLALLCLTGLCTFFAFQYLPPLYHLLYTAAILAALLLCSWATVRFFQIWPPVAALLLLQTALFLVVPLIRLKEREQFTQNILLEHSAALRKHFFPERLTGTDEYWSHIINMVNQTLHLHRSIFLETVEGDHRVREVIALHCSIKDIAEQRRDYQRTPYLTALAEGGPVSVSSYLATGPDDEEQFLVPLKTANQVLGFWAFGVCSLDKTERKTLLETVQMFAGKISMALLEQKEFLQLDRVQHRGMGRFFSSQAVDAVSTQLDQMILLTKRRMQALETLINALSTATVLYDSFGRLIQINTRMSELLQDMEGVNGGNCSSLDLGVCLTGKSMEETRGLLSRVVIEKKNIRLPAKLGTDDCAFELIIHPVTLETESTKSNTSPFQILGILFELLDISNLQQAWHLQEELFEQTNFHLHQDLEQMLAAEELLKQDNLETSRKSEALSLLHRSREDMQTFVEDIDSFVTDNLLSEHPDIFPVNPATLLREAVRTLQQEAEQGGITCAINAQEHIELVYAGPDMLKELLAALVKVLLDDAASDTTLSADFSLREHAVLCTLSNTGYGIPDATFQQYLFDQEAARSEAFAKIHRILPELERWGACLCGTSRIGQGIRFELMLRRFH